AGATATATTTTATAAAGTGATTAAACTACAAAAGGTACAATGTGGTGGAATTATGAAATTTCTCCTCCATGACTGGCATAAGAGCACGGAACAATAAATTTAATTTAAATAGTTCCTTCGCTTCTTATGCAAATCATTACAGAGAAATTTCATAATTCAAGTAATGTAATATCTTTTGTGGGATAATCATGGTAATACATTAAAATAAAACATAGGTAGAGGAGTTTTGTTTATGCGAAAAGGAAAAGAATACATATTAGATATAGTGGATACAGAATTTCCAGGCATGGGTGTTGCGGAATACGAAGGAGAAAAGGTATATGTAAAAGGCACTCTTCCAGGACAAAAAATACTTGCACAAATAACTAAGAAAAAAGGCGGCAAAATAGAAGGAAGATTAAAAGAAATAATAGAGGACGTGGATTACAAAATAGATGCAAAATGCCCACACTTTAATTACTGCGGCGGCTGCTCTCACCAATTCATATCCTACGAAAAGCAGCTAGAATTTAAAAAGCATCAAGTGCTAAAGCTTTTTAAAGATGCAGGCATAGAAAATTTTGAATTTCTAGGCATAGAGGGAAGTCCAGAAGTTTGGGAATATAGAAACAAAATGGAGTTTACCTTTGGAGACCTAGAAAAAGGCGGAGAGTTAAACCTAGGCATGCACAAAAAAGCCTCAGCCTTTGGCATAATCAATACAAATAACTGCCAAATAGTAGATGGAGACTTTAGAATAGCACTAGACACTGTAGTAAATTACTTCAGAGAAAAGGCTTTTCCTCACTACAGAATAATGAGTCACCAAGGCTATTTAAGAAATCTAGTTATAAGGAAGGCAAAAAATACAGGGGAAATACTTATAAATTTAGTAACTACCTCTCAAATAGATTTTAACTTAGAAGAAATAACTGAAATACTAAAGGCACTGCCATATGAAGGTAACCTTAAGGGAATAGTTCACACTATAAATGACTCTCTTTCCGATGTGGTTCAAGCAGACTCCATGGAAATACTATATGGTCAGGACTACATAATAGAAGAGCTTCTAGGACTTAAATTTAAGATAAGCCCATTTTCTTTCTTCCAAACTAATTCTAAGGGCGCAGAAAAACTATATTCAATTGTAAAAGATTTCCTAGGAAATGCTGAAAATAAAACTGTTTTTGATTTATACTGCGGCACCGGCACCATAGGCCAAATAGTAGCCCCTAGCGCCAAGAAGGTAATAGGAGTAGAACTCATAGAAGAAGCCGTAGAAGCTGCCAAAGAAAACGCCAAACTAAATGGTCTAGACAATTGCCAGTTCATTGCCGGCGACGTAGCTAAGGTCATCCAAGACATAAAGCATAAGCCAGACATAATAATCCTAGACCCACCAAGACCAGGAGTACACCCAAAGGCCATGGAATACGTAATAAAATTCAACGCCCCAGAGATCATCTACGTATCCTGCAACCCTAAGACATTGGTTAATGATTTGAAGGTTTTAGAGGAGAATGGGTATGTGATTGAGAGGGTGAGGGTGAAGGATATGTTTGCGCACACGCCACACGTGGAGACGGTAGTACGACTATGTCGTCAAAACCATTGATTTTACTAGTGTTTAAGCAGTTTTGTGCTTTCTATTCTTTTAGTAAAAATAGCGAAAATTACGTTGAAAAAGACTTAAAAAGGAGTATGGAAATAAGAATTGCTATATGATGTGGTATGTGGAAACACGTTAACTAACTGTCGATTTTTCCTTGAAAATTTAATGAAATGGATAGTAAAAAATCCTGAATTCAAACCAAGTGAATTCAGGATTTTTTAGTGTCTATTAGTAATAATCATAATCCATGTTAGACCAGTTTTCTGCTTCCATTTCCATCTGTATATCTAGGTGGTAATCTAGTTGTTGTTCAACGCATCCAAAAAAATAGTTTATATCGTTGAAACATTGTCCAACATTTCTAAAATTATACCTTTTTTCTCTTTTAAAGAAATAGTCTCCATTTTTATTGATGGGATATCTGAAAGTACTC
The DNA window shown above is from Haloimpatiens massiliensis and carries:
- the rlmD gene encoding 23S rRNA (uracil(1939)-C(5))-methyltransferase RlmD, whose protein sequence is MRKGKEYILDIVDTEFPGMGVAEYEGEKVYVKGTLPGQKILAQITKKKGGKIEGRLKEIIEDVDYKIDAKCPHFNYCGGCSHQFISYEKQLEFKKHQVLKLFKDAGIENFEFLGIEGSPEVWEYRNKMEFTFGDLEKGGELNLGMHKKASAFGIINTNNCQIVDGDFRIALDTVVNYFREKAFPHYRIMSHQGYLRNLVIRKAKNTGEILINLVTTSQIDFNLEEITEILKALPYEGNLKGIVHTINDSLSDVVQADSMEILYGQDYIIEELLGLKFKISPFSFFQTNSKGAEKLYSIVKDFLGNAENKTVFDLYCGTGTIGQIVAPSAKKVIGVELIEEAVEAAKENAKLNGLDNCQFIAGDVAKVIQDIKHKPDIIILDPPRPGVHPKAMEYVIKFNAPEIIYVSCNPKTLVNDLKVLEENGYVIERVRVKDMFAHTPHVETVVRLCRQNH